TGCAAATATTTCTTCCATTATCCTATCTTCATTAATACATCATCTTCAGAAACAGAGTCACCGGAGTTCAGGCAAACAGCCACTATCGTTCCGTCAAAGTCGGCGCGGATGGCATTGTAGGTCTTCATGGCTTCGATGTAGCAAAGGAGGTCGCCCTTCTTCACTTTATCGCCCACCTTCACGGGAGTTTCCTGCGCGTTCTTAGTCAGGAAGAACTTGCCTTCCAACGGAGCCGGTACATCCTGCCCTTCACCTACGGGAGCAGTAACCTTCTCCGTAGCCGAAGCCGGGAGATCGATGTCACCGTAAGCCACTGTCACACGATAAGCCTGACCATCCACCTGTACGGTAAGGGTCTTCGGTTTGGCGTCATCCAGTGGAGATTTGTCTCTTTCGGCACGGCGTTTCTCCACATCGGCCAGGAAGTCTTCTTTCGCTTTTCCGCTCTTGTAGGCTTCATACTGTGCCGGGTGCATGGCATACTCAAAGAGTTCTTCATCATCTTCGCCCAGTTCCCACTTATTCTCCTTCATCAGCTTACGGTACTTGTCGAGCGCATCGGGATAATTGTCCTGCGGATTACCCGTAAAGAACTTACGCCCTTCACGGTCTGCCTTCTCAATGATTTCGGGAGCCAACTTACCCGGCAGCTTACCGGCTTTGCCCAACAGCATGTCCCAAATGTCATCGGCAATCATTCCCCAGCGTTCCTTGCCCTTCTCCATAGCAATGACATTCATCATCGAGAGGTTTTTGACATACTGGCTGAACGGAGTGACCAATGGAGGATAACCCACACGAGGCCATACGTAAGCCACTTCATTGAACAACTTGATGAGCAATTCATCTTGCTTCATAAACGGCAAGTTACGTTTTGCCTTGTACTTGTTGATAGATTCAAGATTGCTTTCCAAATCGGCCATCAAGCTGCCCATCATACCACCCGGCAAGCCCGGCCCGATGAGCAGGGAGTTCATCAGACGGTTACGCGGAGAAATGTACAAGCCCAAGAAGTCATCCATGAATTCCTGAACCAACGCACGCACCTTCATGTATGCCTCCATATCGATTTCAGGCACTTGGAAACCAGCATCCTTCAACATCGCTTGCACGCTGAGCAAATCGGCATGTCCTGTACCCCATGAAAGCGGTTCCATACCCACATCAATATAGTCGCAGCCTGCCTCGCAGACCTCAAGGATGCTTGCCATGTTGAAGCCCGGACCGGCATGGCTGTGATACTGGACAGGAATATCTTTAATAGCCTTGATGCCTGACACGATCTTGCCCAATGACACCGGACGTCCGATGCCCGCCATATCCTTGATGCAGATTTCATCGGCTCCTGCATCAATCAGTTTCTTCGCCATATTGACGTAGTATTCCACCGTATGCACCGGAGAGAAGGTGATGCAAAGCGAGCATTGCGAAATCATGCCTGCTTCGTGGGCATAACCGATGGAAGGAATGATATTCCGTGTATCATTCAGCCCGCAGAAGGTGCGCGTGATGTCTGTGCCCTGCGCTTTCTTTACCTTATAGAACAGTTTGCGCACATCGGCAGGCACGGGACTCATGCGGAGTCCGTTCAGTGCACGGTCCAGCATGTGTGTCTGAATGCCGGCTTCGTGAAACGGTGTCGTCCATTCGCGTACGGCTTTATTGGGATTCTCGCCAAACAGAAGATTGACTTGTTCAAAACCTCCTCCATTCGTTTCTACACGGGCAAAACAGCCCATCTCTACAATAGCAGGAGCTACCTTCACCAGTTGGTCAACACGGGGTACATATTTTCCGGCACTCTGCCACATGTCCCTGAACACCAAGCTGAACTTAATTTCTTTTTTCATACTAAATTATTCAGTGTGTTTTTATATAAGATTATTTTATTTTCTCTATTTTGGCAACCTTTCCCTTACCTTGTGTCACTACCGTTACAGCCGCATTGATGGCTGCCATGATATTTCCCGGAATAGGAGCCGGAACATTGGCCGCAACTTTGGAAGGCACAGCTTCCTCGGGTGCATATTTATTCACAAGTGCGATAAGTCCTTTTCCTAAATTAATAACAATCAGCAGTATAGCAAATACCGTTGCCATACCTACCACCATCAGCAGAAGTGCTGTATTCAAGTTTTCCATATAATAATTTATTAGTTATTTTGTCAGATTCACAAAAAATCGCTCGAAATTAGCGATAATTACTCAAAGATTATAGCTGTATTATAATAAAATATGCTAAAACGACATGGCTCCTACCTGACCATAAAGCCACTCATTTATAATCTGTACTGAACAAAATAGCACTTTTTATATTCAAAACAATAGACAGAATGAATAAAACGGGAAAACAATAATGCCCCTGCCTGACCGGGAAGTCATGCAGGGGCATTGATTGATTACGCCAAACTATGCACAGAAATGCAAATGACGTGAGACCGTGAGGTGACGATTATCCCAAGGGATTTTCATTTTCGTCACCACCATCACCAGTACCACTACCGGAGGTTCCGCCATTATTACCGCCAGTGTTGCCACTATCTGTTTCCACACCAGCAAATTTCGCTATATCTTTCCAATCAACATCCACATCCACCATCGAACGTGTAGTGACCTGCTTTCCGCTGCTACGCTTCACTTCGGGAAGGAAACGCACACGAGTACCATTAATTTGTCCGGAATTTACTTCATTAGCCGTAGCAACTCCATTTTTGTTAGTGGAAGCGGTATAATAGAAAGTACCTATACCCTCAATTTTCACCGTGCGTCCCATAGCCATATAGTCGGCCATCACACCTCCTAAGTTCTTGAGCACGGCATACGTATCACCGCGAGTCACGGTAGAGAGCAAGGCCAGTCTGTCTGCCACCTTGTCCGTAGTAATGTTACCAGTGGTAATTGCTTTCGGATACCACAAATCATTCAGTCTTGATTGAAATTTCTTGTAAAATGCCATAATAGTAATGTTTTTAAAATTAATAACGTATGCATGAATTCTTTTATCTCACCCGAGAAACAGAAGTTTTCATCGTGAGGCCTCAACGATTCAGCCATCTGTTTTTCTCAAATTCGATGTTGCAAAGTTAGGGGGAGATACAAAGGAAAGCAAGAAAATGACATCTACAATCATTTTCATCAAACCACTAACAAACAGCATATTATAAAACAAGCATCTCTACAAGAAGAAAGCAAACATAGAGCAGGAATAAGAACAATATAGTGGTAATCTCTACAATCGACACTCATAAACGGCTGATAATGAAATCACCTGTCTTTTCCGATCTCTACAATACAATTATTATATGCTTTTTAGTCTTGTTGAGGTTTGCCACCATTATTTTCGGGCATTCTACATCACCTAATACAAGCTTCTTCAAATGTTTTAATAGAGAATCCGTGATTCTGTTTCTTTTTCTGATAGTATCTTTTACAACGTACTCACATATAGGTGAGTATATAATCCCACACATCAGTTTCCGACCAACCGAGTTTCAATCCACACATCCGTATAGGGTGTGACTATTTCGGCGTTTTGCGGGTGGCAGTCTCCCCGCTGTTTCAATCCACACACCCGTATAGGGTGTGACTGATGACAGATTGTGCGTTGCCGTCAAGAGACGAGTTTCAATCCACACACCCGTATAGGGTGTGACTTATAACTATAACGCTCCGATTGCGCTTTCGATGTTTCAATCCACACACCCGTATAGGGTGTGACAACGCTTAGCTATCGGCATGACGGACAATATACAGTTTCAATCCACACACCCGTATAGGGTGTGACGGCAACATACCACTTTTATAAATGAAATAATCTGTTTCAATCCACACACCCGTATAGGGTGTGACTTGGTATTCGACCAATTAATATACTACCCAAATAAGTTTCAATCCACACACCCGTATAGGGTGTGACCATTTCTTTGTAGTCCAATTCTGTTCCACAAAAGGTTTCAATCCACACACCCGTATAGGGTGTGACTTCGGTGTTTGTTGCCACCTGAGCACCGAACTTGTTTCAATCCACACACCCGTATAGGGTGTGACCAAACCGCATTGTTTTAAACAGTACACCCCGAACGTTTCAATCCACACACCCGTATAGGGTGTGACGTCAAATTTTTGTTTAACTGCTCCATCACGTAATGTTTCAATCCACACACCCGTATAGGGTGTGACTCTCTATTCTTTCGGATGCAGTCTGCCTGGAGCAGTTTCAATCCACACACCCGTATAGGGTGTGACTAGTTATTGTTTCGTGCCCTACATTCCCACCGACGGTTTCAATCCACACACCCGTATAGGGTGTGACATCCAAAAAGTTGCACCTTTGCACCGGACATCAGTTTCAATCCACACACCCGTATAGGGTGTGACTCTATACTAAATAACGTATTATAAGCCAGTAAGTTTAATCCACTATTATGCGAACCATTACTATCTTTTTAGCTTCATTATAAAAAACGCTCCACAAAATGAATCAATCTACTGATTATTAACGTCTGCGAAATTACTACTTTTTTTGTAATGCTACACATTCGCACGCATTATATAATAAGAGCATCATTTATTTTATAAGCTGTTTCAACACCTAACACTTCTACCCTCCTATTTTCGTTCTTGCTGAGGATATAAAACCGAATGCTATCAAGAGACATATCAATAATATTCTTGATACGTTCTTTCAAGAGACAATATTGTGCTTCTGTCACCTCGCACTCAAAGACGGAATTTTGTACCCTCTGCCCATAATCTACACAAGCCTTAGCCACACGCCGCAAGCGGCGCGCACCTTCTTTACTTGTAGTATCAACATCGTAAGTTACAAGAATGTACATAGTCACAATTCATTTTACCAGAAATACCGGATAATCATCAATGTCTTGCCTGATATATCTTGCCATCAACATAGCCTGCACATAAGGCAGAAGTCCTATTTCCACTTTTTCATTCAAATAAGGATGAATGATTACTTCCCGCTTCCTACTCTGCCATGCTGAAATAAATGTTTTCTTTCCTTTATCTGTCATTACAACCCCACTATCACCTTGAAACAAAAAGTCCTTAGTCGTTATCTGCCTTTTATTGATTAACGACAAGACAAAACGGTCTCCAAGATAAGCACGTAATTCTTCCATCATATCCAAAGCCAACGACGTGCGTCCAGGACGAAGCGTATGAAGAAATCCTACGTATGGGTCGAGGCCAACAGTTTCGAGTGCGGCAGCAACATCATTTGCAATCAAAGTATAAGCAAAAGACAGCATGGCATTTACAGCATCCTTAGGAGGACGACGGTTACGGCCATAAAATGGAAAATCAGCCTTCTGATTAAGTATCAAGACCGGTAACACTTCAAAATAGGCATTTGAAGCCATACCTTCATACCCAATTAGTGTTGTCTTATCTTGAGCCTTCAAAGCATCACGCTTGGCACGTTCCAATACTTGCACCGCCCTATTAATATCTTCATTCTCACCATAATCGCGAATATATCTCCTCAATATATTACGATAGTTTTGAATCTTCCCCCCAATCATCAACTGCGCCACATGTAACGACCAAGATGCATCATCCGACAATTGGTACTGTTTTTTGCGTAACAGTACATTCCCTTTCGTAGCACCTTGAACCCTGCTAACAAACCTACCGTTTGGAGAAAGAAACGTAAGTGATATGCCATTGTCACTACATAGTTTCATCACGCCGGGACTTGCTCCCATGTATCCGAATGTAACGATGCCTTCTATATTTATGACAGGAATACGAAACACCTCCTCCTGCTGAACAGATATAACGACATTCAGCCCGTCCTTACTAAGATACGCTTCCGGTGTCGTCACATACAAAGTATTCAAAAGCTTTCTCATTGGTACAGATTTCTATTAAGGTAATTATCTACCGAAGTACAATTCTTCACCGTTTCCGGCATGCAAATATCTTTCAACGAGCACTTATCACAATGTTTTCCATATTCAGCCTTCGGAATAACCGCTTTACTAAATATATCGTGCATATCCCGAACACATTGTCTGACTATATCTCGCAGTTCCTCCGTGATATCCACATTAACCCGATGGCGAAGCTCCCCATAAAAGAACACACCGTATGGTATATGGATAGCATACATTTCTTCTATACACATGACTTGTGCTGCCAACTGCACTTCATCCACCTCGTTTCTTTTCGGTTTACCATGTTTATACTCCACAGCAACCGGTTGCCATCGTCCCGGATAGTTGGGATGCAAGATAGTATTTTCAAGAGAAGAAGACGGAAGTAACTCTATGGCATCAGAGATACCATAGAGCCCAAGTTCACGCGAAGCGATATTCACCGCACGCAATGTTATCTGGTCACCACACTTTTGTCTATAAAACGGATCATCTACATGCTTGTGCATAATCTGCCCTTCGATGGTGAGACGATTATCGTCCCATTGCTGCTCAATGTGTATCAAAGCCCATTGCCGGGGACAGAACCTGAAGTGCTGAATCCCCGACAACATGAGCATATCATCTTCGCCGTACTGCATGAGTTACGAGTTAAATTAGTTCTTCAACAGTAACTTTAGGAAATCTCTCTTTTAAAATTGCTTCTATTTCCTCTTTGGATGTGACTTCGTAGTCACCAAAAGAGCGAGGGAAATCCACTTCCTTATTCTTTATTTGTACGAGATCAAATAACTCTCCAGCTCTTGCATTACCCAAATGAGATTCATGCTTAAATACGAACAACGCTCTTGGATTCATTTCGCCTCTTGCTGCTGCATGATCATTCTCAAAAGCGTTAATCATAGCATCGAACAACAATTTCTTATCATCTTCGGAGAAACCAGTCTTTGCTGCATCAGTAGCAGAGATGAAACCGTGCATGCGGTAGAGTCCGTAGCTTACGGTGTTCTTATTTCCAATAGTATTATTACCTTTAGCATCTTTCTTAGTAACGCAACAACGAGTAACACTATGGGATTTGGCAAAAACCGGGTCGATAGAGCGAGCAAATGTCAGTTGGACAGGGCCACGTACCACCCCAAGTCCCTTAATTTTCTTCTTAGGTGATTTACCCTTTGTTTTATCTCCGTCATTTTCATCTTCAACCTTTTCATCACCCGTACTCATTACTGCACCGAAAGTACGAATATCAAAATAATTTTTACACATCTCTCCACGTCCGGATTCGACAGCTTTCTTTTCATCCTCTATTTTCTTATCCGCTTCATCTCTTACCTTCTGAATAAGAGGATTCAATACATTTCCCTCACGAATGAAAATATCATAAGGAGATTGGAGACCTTCAGCAAGTTGTACATAGTTGCGGATTTTGCGCTTAATGCATACATCAGTTACTAATCCATGATTGGTTTCCTCATCAGTACGAGGCATGTTGTCGAAATCAGGATCACCATTAGGATTTCCATCTTTTACGTCAAACAGAAAAACAAAATCATAACGATTCTTAATTGCTTCCATGATTATATTTATTTTGATAGTTAATTATTTTCATTATTATTCTCGTTCTGCTTTGTATTATATTGATAATAATAGCCCAAAGCAAATTCTCCACGTTCAGTAAGCGTGAGTTTGTCAGGGAAATGTTTAATTTTTGCCACGATTTCTGTGATAGACTTTGTGTATGCACCTTTTGTCTTTTTCTGATATACAGGAACATATTGAGTCAACAGTATCCCCATCACCCTGCCAGGTGTATTGGATGCGGAGGCGAAGAATCTGTCTTTAATAGAACTATTAACTTCACCTTGGGCCATGAACTGCAATTTGCAAATCAAAGCAAATAAACGTCCGCAAAGATAAGCTTTGCTTTCATTCTGTTCATCTAATTCTTTATTCATATAATATGTATTTTTAATGTTTCTATTTAATACCAATCGGACAACTGTTGATTTCTCAACGCTGAATGTTTTCTTTTCGTGTTCAATTTGGTCGAGAACACTTTGCAGAATCATTAGGGGCAAAGCTGTATTGGTCAATGCTGCATGCCATAGGATAGTTCCTATCCTTGCCTTGGCTTTTGCATCACTATCTGTCGGATCTTTTTTCTTTTTGATACAACTGTTTAGAATGTTATTTATTCCCGGATAGATTATTTTGCCATCTTTGACTGTTTCAATATCATCGAACCATTGCTTCAGGTTCTTTTGATACTGAGTAACACTTATCGCTATCCAATCCCTTACAGCAATACGTGCAGCAGCAGAGGATATGGTACAACAATAGAAATAGTTCTCCATTTCGGTATCGATGCTTTGATACTCTCCTGTCGCTATTGATGAGAAGAGCTTTTTTACTCTTTCTTCTGTAGGTTGGAGGATATCCGAGAAAGGATCAATGTCATTGTCTTGTTCTTTCGTCCAAAACAAAGCAATAGTATCATCACTTATGTTTTGACGATTTGAAAACTTAAATTTCTTTTCTCCTTTTTTCCCTTTTTCTACTATTATTTCATGTCCATTCCCTACGAGATATCGAAGCGCTTCAATATAGTTTCTTGCACAATTAGTACATATACCAGAATTCAAATTACCTTTAAGATTGTACGATTCAAAGGCATTCGTATTGTATGAAACCAACATACTACCAGCAGTTTGTCCTTTGGGCAACTTAACCGGCCCATGAGGTTCATCAAGAATAGGATATGTATTTGTGCCACAAACAGCGCACAGATTTCCTTGTTTTTTTGAACATAAGGTATCTTCGTACTTTTTCTTTATTGCATCTTTAACACATTCAAGGGAAACCAGACGAGTAGAGTTGACCATAAAAGTCATATTACTATTTTGTTTAGCAGGGGGTAAATTTGAAAATGCTTTTATAGCCTTTTCAACCTCTTTGGGTTTATTGTAAAAAGAAAAAATAGGAAAAAGCTCTTGAACTTCTTTATACTCCTCCAACTTTGCAAGATATTTTTTATGCTTATCCTCAGCTTTATGCTTATCCTTAGAACCTTCAAATCCTAAAGTTTCTTGCGGTTTATCTAACAATAGTCGTGCTTTCCCCTGTTTTGCTGTCAGCATTTCAGCTTCTACAGTAATGTCACAAGGAATTAACTGAATGAAATTACCATCCTGATCTATAACAATATCCCAACTGCATTTTTCTTCTTTTAATGCATCATGGCCTTTTCGGATTCTCTTGCCAAGTTCTACTAATTCTGCAAACATACTTATTCCTCTTCTTTTTTATTGAATTCAAACAATATGCTATTTACAAATTCATTCTGCTTCGCACGCAAGTGGGACGTAGAAAGCATCTGCTCATTAAGTTCGTCAGGACATATCAATGTACTATTACGTACAACGGCATCATACATGTAGATGGGTTTTGCTTTATGGTCTTTATCATACCAGATATCGAACAACATGCTACCTATTGGATATGTCAGATTCAGCTCATTCGCGCGATTTTCATCTTCCTGAGTTACTGGGAAGAAATCACATGAGAATTCACGAGTTCCGAGATAAGGCTGATGCCAGCATTGCCCCTTGTTCAAACGTCGTACAAACATATCACGATATTTCACTATTGGCTCACAAGGATTTCTGCCTTCGCTCTTGTCTCTGTTCTTCACTTTCTCTATATTTACTTCGGACATATAGATAGCTGCTTCAATAATGTATTCAACATCACGAAGTACAACGCTATTTCTTTGTGCTCGATTTCCAGAGTCGGAAATATCAACAGGTCTGTCACTTTTTATAATATCGTTTAGCTCATTCCTCTTAAAAGAAGAGAAGGCAACAGGCTTCAATACTCTGATACTCTTTACCACCCATTGAAACTCGGGTTTCCATAAGATACACTCCAAAACACCTCGTGCCGCTGAAGGCGTCATGCAGGGATAAGTCATTCGCTCTACTTTCAGAGCAGGTTGGGTAAAACAAGCATAATCGCCCTTTACCCTTACTTTTACAAAATTTTCGTCAATCATATATAGTAAATTTCATCTTCGTTATTTATTCCTATTTCTTTAGAATATGCTCCAAACCAAATTTTTATACCGTTCGAGGGCCTTTTATTCTTGTCATCATTATTATCTTTAGACCTGTCATACACTTGAACACTATACTGAGCGATCTTCTGATAATCTTTTCGACTAAGATATTCTTTATCTTTAATCTCGTTGTACAAATGTAAGCTTTCATTGTCATATCGATAAATAAAGAATGTTGTGGTATTACTGTTTATGATATGATATTTTTCTGCTACCTCTTGGAACTTCAACTTCTTTCTCTCAGGCGTTATGGCGTCCTCCGCAGCATACAATTCTATAATCTTTGAATAATAATCCGAATAGAAATCAGCATCTGTCAGTCGGTTCTCATTGTTTCGATAACACAACTGTGCATATTGTGCAAATGTTTCATATTGACGTGAAGGCTGACCTTCATCCTCTAATTGGAATAAATAGACTTGACCTTCTTTCAATTTGCTCTCTCTATTGCAACGTCCTGCCGATTGGATAATAGACTCTAAAGGAGCCAATTCTCTGAATACCACAGGAAAGTCCATATCAACACCAGCCTCAATAAGCTGAGTAGAACAGAGGATTAGTTTTTTCCCATCCTTCAAATTTTGTCTAACCTCATTAATAACCTCCATTCTATGTATTTGACACATATTGGTCGAAAGATGAAGAACCGGTATTTCACTTTTTTCTTTCAACTTGTCAAACAGTGCCATTGCCTTTTTCTTCGTATTACATACAATGAGTGCTGAGTCATTTTGTTCCACCACGCAATTTGCAATACTTTCGAAAGATTGGGCTTTGTAATCATCAATGGATATGTACTTGACTCGTTTAGTGGAAGTAAAGACAGATGCTGGATTCTCGACAAGTGGCGTGATATGATCTATTCCACAGAAATCCTTCCTCGTCTGGAAATTAGGTTGTGTGGCCGTACAAAACAAAAAACTGCATCGGCAAAGGTGCAACATATCATTCAGCATCTTCATTGTACATTCGGCAAGATTCACCGGCAATGTTTGAATCTCATCGAAGATTACAATCGAATCTTGCAGATTATGTAACTTACGACATTTTGAACGTTGATTTGAGAATAGAGACTCAAAAAATTGAACAGCAGTAGTAATCACTATAGGATAATCCCAGTTTTCTGTCGCCAAATATTTTGAATCTCTGCAATAACTTTCTTCTTCGTTGGCTCCTTCATAGATTACATTTGAATGATGTTCAAGTATTACATCATAATCTTTAAATATGGTTTTAAGTTCATTTGCAGTCTGGTCAATGATGCTGATGAATGGCAGAACAATCACTATTCGTTTGATGTTAGGATGTGCTTTGGCATGATAGAGAGCCCAGCTTAGGCTTGTCAAAGTTTTTCCCATGCCCGTTGGCAATGTCATGGAGAAACACCCCTGAGTTGTATTTGCAAGACTTTGGGCATAAAGCCTTACATTTGTTCTCAACTCGTTCAGAGAAGTAACCTGTTTGAAAGAATCGAACCGCTTATTCAAGGCTGCCAAGAGCGTATCCACATCAAGAATTTTGCATGAACGTGCATCATACTGTTCTTTATGGAAATGCCGCTCCGTATCAAGACTATCCGCATCAACAAGTGCACTATAAAGCAATCGTGTGAATAGTTCCTTTTGAAAGACATCTCCTATTTTGTTAAATGAACTATTCTCACATATTGATATAATGACACCATCTTCTTCCATAGCCTGATGGATTTGATTATATCTGTTTTCATCTTTTGCACATTGTTCTAATGTTTTGAACAACATATCTCTATTGGGAAGCCCTGCATGATGTCCTATAACTGAAAATGCGACATTCTTGTTCATTCGTGCCATATAAGCCCCCCATTTTGCATGTGGTTCCTTTTCTCCTCTTGACCTTATATAGTTTTGAAATCCCTTGCTGTATTTTCCAATATCATGCAGTAAACCACAATACGAATATATCTCGGCAAAATCATCCGACAAAGCAAAAGATTTCATCAATTCTGCGACACCCTCACTATGTTGCTTCATTGACTGCTCTTCACCATTGCTGTTTTCAGAATGTGCTATATATTTATATTTGCTTTGTTTCATTATATTCATTTTATTCTTCTCTTTTTTCACCACCTTCTATCTCCCCTTCCGGCTTCTGAGCTTCAAAGGACTTCTTTGCCGACAAAGGGGTTACTACTTCACGTCCGGTTTTCAACTCCAGTTGTTCTCGTGCCACACGAGCCACATCACCACCGTCAACCGCACACTGCATGTTTTCACCCAACGTCTGAGGATCTTTCGCTTTAGTAATACTTGTTGTAGAAAGCTCGGCCAACATATTAAGAACCAATTCTTCATTGGTCATATTGTCCCGTAGATTTTCTTTCTTCAAACCCTTGAACTGTTTGTACTCCTTTGCCGACTTTCCGGCCCATTGCTGGTAGATGATGTCTGTGAGAGTGGCATATTGAACACCGTCCACGTTGTGCAGTTTCCATTGGTCGGTAAGGTCTTTACGGATTTCATCTGTAAGTCGCATCTTACCGTCTTCGGCACGCAGTTTCAACTGGTGACAGTTTGTCACCGGTTCAAAACCGTCTTCTTTTAGACGCTGTTTTAGTTTATTCCAATATTTTCGTGCAGCTTGGTAATCCTTGCTTTCTACAAGGATTCCAACTACATCAACTATCGAAAAATACCATTTTTCCTTTTCGTCATCCCACACGGTGCGGACTTTGCGTTCCTCAAACAATTCTAATGTTTCCTTCTTTGTCATATCCGGTTCTGTTTATATCATTAATATTTCGTCCGCCCAATGGTTGTCAAAGCTGAGGCCTGTGGCTTTATATATCAGCAACCCCTTTTTGATGGTCTTCATTGGTTTGTATTACCCACTGCCCACTCTCTTTGCTTTGATACAAATGTGATATCAACTGTTTTTCCGTTATCACCAATCATTGATTTAAGATTATAAGTTACAAACTTATGAAATAAATCACAAAACTACAACAAACATGAATGATAATAAATTTAAGATAGCCGCAGCACTTTCATTCTTATTTTTTACCATTCCCCTCTCATGTAGTCCAGTCACTCCTCTCACCCCTTTAGAGCACCTTCTGAAAGGGGGTACAATGAGTCAGGAACTGAAAGCTATTCAGTCAGGGACTGAAAGGCTTTCAGTTCCTGACTGAATCACGTTCGTTCAATGAGTGAAACGGAAGCACCCTGCAAGAAGAAGGATTTCGGAAACTGTTTGTAAACAAAAGTAAACAGGATAAGGATACCGGAAACATGGCACAACAATAATATTCTTCTTGGTTCTTCAAGAATCAGGTCCCCTAAAAAAAGTCTTAGCAATTCCCTATCACCCACTCCAATGCCTCTCCGTCGGCAAACAGTCTGTCGTCCGCCTGCATCATCCGCTTCTTCAGACGGAACTTTTGCTGGGACACGGAAGCGGGAGACACGGCAATGAGCGTGGAAATCTGCGCATTGCTGAAGCGCAGACG
Above is a window of Bacteroides helcogenes P 36-108 DNA encoding:
- the cas4 gene encoding CRISPR-associated protein Cas4; the protein is MQYGEDDMLMLSGIQHFRFCPRQWALIHIEQQWDDNRLTIEGQIMHKHVDDPFYRQKCGDQITLRAVNIASRELGLYGISDAIELLPSSSLENTILHPNYPGRWQPVAVEYKHGKPKRNEVDEVQLAAQVMCIEEMYAIHIPYGVFFYGELRHRVNVDITEELRDIVRQCVRDMHDIFSKAVIPKAEYGKHCDKCSLKDICMPETVKNCTSVDNYLNRNLYQ
- a CDS encoding OadG family protein, which translates into the protein MENLNTALLLMVVGMATVFAILLIVINLGKGLIALVNKYAPEEAVPSKVAANVPAPIPGNIMAAINAAVTVVTQGKGKVAKIEKIK
- the cas1c gene encoding type I-C CRISPR-associated endonuclease Cas1c — encoded protein: MRKLLNTLYVTTPEAYLSKDGLNVVISVQQEEVFRIPVINIEGIVTFGYMGASPGVMKLCSDNGISLTFLSPNGRFVSRVQGATKGNVLLRKKQYQLSDDASWSLHVAQLMIGGKIQNYRNILRRYIRDYGENEDINRAVQVLERAKRDALKAQDKTTLIGYEGMASNAYFEVLPVLILNQKADFPFYGRNRRPPKDAVNAMLSFAYTLIANDVAAALETVGLDPYVGFLHTLRPGRTSLALDMMEELRAYLGDRFVLSLINKRQITTKDFLFQGDSGVVMTDKGKKTFISAWQSRKREVIIHPYLNEKVEIGLLPYVQAMLMARYIRQDIDDYPVFLVK
- a CDS encoding biotin/lipoyl-containing protein, which produces MKKEIKFSLVFRDMWQSAGKYVPRVDQLVKVAPAIVEMGCFARVETNGGGFEQVNLLFGENPNKAVREWTTPFHEAGIQTHMLDRALNGLRMSPVPADVRKLFYKVKKAQGTDITRTFCGLNDTRNIIPSIGYAHEAGMISQCSLCITFSPVHTVEYYVNMAKKLIDAGADEICIKDMAGIGRPVSLGKIVSGIKAIKDIPVQYHSHAGPGFNMASILEVCEAGCDYIDVGMEPLSWGTGHADLLSVQAMLKDAGFQVPEIDMEAYMKVRALVQEFMDDFLGLYISPRNRLMNSLLIGPGLPGGMMGSLMADLESNLESINKYKAKRNLPFMKQDELLIKLFNEVAYVWPRVGYPPLVTPFSQYVKNLSMMNVIAMEKGKERWGMIADDIWDMLLGKAGKLPGKLAPEIIEKADREGRKFFTGNPQDNYPDALDKYRKLMKENKWELGEDDEELFEYAMHPAQYEAYKSGKAKEDFLADVEKRRAERDKSPLDDAKPKTLTVQVDGQAYRVTVAYGDIDLPASATEKVTAPVGEGQDVPAPLEGKFFLTKNAQETPVKVGDKVKKGDLLCYIEAMKTYNAIRADFDGTIVAVCLNSGDSVSEDDVLMKIG
- the cas2 gene encoding CRISPR-associated endonuclease Cas2, with translation MYILVTYDVDTTSKEGARRLRRVAKACVDYGQRVQNSVFECEVTEAQYCLLKERIKNIIDMSLDSIRFYILSKNENRRVEVLGVETAYKINDALII
- the cas7c gene encoding type I-C CRISPR-associated protein Cas7/Csd2, which gives rise to MEAIKNRYDFVFLFDVKDGNPNGDPDFDNMPRTDEETNHGLVTDVCIKRKIRNYVQLAEGLQSPYDIFIREGNVLNPLIQKVRDEADKKIEDEKKAVESGRGEMCKNYFDIRTFGAVMSTGDEKVEDENDGDKTKGKSPKKKIKGLGVVRGPVQLTFARSIDPVFAKSHSVTRCCVTKKDAKGNNTIGNKNTVSYGLYRMHGFISATDAAKTGFSEDDKKLLFDAMINAFENDHAAARGEMNPRALFVFKHESHLGNARAGELFDLVQIKNKEVDFPRSFGDYEVTSKEEIEAILKERFPKVTVEELI
- a CDS encoding HU family DNA-binding protein, with protein sequence MAFYKKFQSRLNDLWYPKAITTGNITTDKVADRLALLSTVTRGDTYAVLKNLGGVMADYMAMGRTVKIEGIGTFYYTASTNKNGVATANEVNSGQINGTRVRFLPEVKRSSGKQVTTRSMVDVDVDWKDIAKFAGVETDSGNTGGNNGGTSGSGTGDGGDENENPLG